The nucleotide sequence GTCGCGGCCGTGCGCCAGATGATCCGCGACATCCATTACGAGGACTGGTTGTTTGAAACCTCCGCCAGCCCGAAAGCGGCAGAAATGCGGATGAAAAACGTGTCCGATTTATACAGCTGGATCACCGCAGATCTGGAAGGCGATAATTACGATAATGAAGTGCGCACCCTGAAAGAAGTGGTTCAGCGCATGACACTGCGTGACATGATGGAACGGGGTGAAGAGGATGAGGATGCCGATCAGGTTCAGCTGATGACGCTCCACGCCTCAAAAGGGCTGGAATTTCCCCATGTCTATTTGATTGGTGCCGAAGAAGGGATTTTGCCCCATCAGACCAGCATTGATGAAGACAATGTGGAAGAAGAGCGGCGCTTGGCGTATGTCGGGATTACCCGGGCCCAGAAAACACTGACCTTTACCTTATGTAAGGAGCGCCGGCAGTATGGCGAGCTGCTCAAACCCGAGCCCAGTCGTTTTCTCTACGAATTGCCCCAGGACGATCTGGATTGGGAAACTGAGCGCAAACCGGTAACGGCAGAAGAACGTATGGAGCGCGGCCAGGCCCACATTGCCAATATCCGCGCGATGTTCAATAAGAAATAACGCAGTGAACATATGCTGAAAATAAAAAGGTTAGCCATCAGAGCTAACCTTTTTTTCAGGTATTTGCAGGGGAGGCTGGGTTACAGCCCCTCGATCATATGATTGATCGCCGCGACGATTTCTTCATCGCTGCAGTCCATACAGGTGCCTTTCGCCGGCATGGCATTGAAACCATTAATCGCATGATTGGTCAGCGTATCCATACCTTGAGCAATCCGCGGTCCCCAGTCACCGGCATTACCAGCTTTAGGTGCGCCCAGTACACCGCTGCTGTGGCAAGCCACACAGAAAGTGCCGTAGACCTGATCGCCTGAGCGAGGGCCGGAAGCGGCGGCTGTCGCGGCTGGTGCATCACCTTCCTTGTAGACTGAGCCAACAGGCTTGATGCGTTCTGCGATCGCTTCGCCAGACATATCTGCCGCTACGGCTGAGCCGCTGATGGCGACGGTTGCGACTGCAGCGACCATTAGTTGTCGAAGAGAAAATTCCATTGAGCTCACCTTAACACTCCCAGATTATTTGCTCGAATATCACAGCTGTCTAGTATAAGTTATTGTAAATATTACGTAATGAGACGGGGCTGTGAGTTATTAACCAGTGGTTTTTGGGTAAAAAACGTAATGATTATATCCCTTAACGAAGTGGTATTAAACAGAGCGGCTTTGTTTGTATGACGCGAATCAACCCAGAGATGGTTATAAATGAAGCGAATACAAAAAATTTTGCAAAAAAGACTAGACGAGAAGCATGCTGATCCGTAATATTCACCACCGCCGATAGGGCAAGGCGCCCGTAGCTCAGCTGGATAGAGCGTTGGCCTCCGGAGCCAAAGGTCACAGGTTCAAATCCTGTCGGGCGCGCCACTCCGGAAAGTCAGGATGGCACTATTGGGCGTGTAAATTATGGTGGCTATAGCTCAGTTGGTAGAGTCCCGGATTGTGATTCCGGTTGTCGCGAGTTCAAGTCTCGTTAGCCACCCCATATACTTGAGTATGGAGCTTGTTTAAGCTCGGTACTTAGCGGCAGATAACGCAAGTTGTGTATCTCCGGCAAGAAAAAAATTATCGGTGAATAGCGCAGTTTGGTAGCGCATCTGGTTTGGGACCAGAGGGTCGGGGGTTCGAATCCCTCTTCACCGACCACTTATAGTAAGTTTGCCTGTTGAGCAAACCTACAGGTTCGGAAAAGAAGTGCATTGCTCGGGTGCGGAAGCCCGCCGCGTTCAATCCCTCTTCACCGACCACTTTACAATGGTGGCTATAGCTCAGTTGGTAGAGTCCCGGATTGTGATTCCGGTTGTCGCGAGTTCAAGTCTCGTTAGCCACCCCATATCACGTTTTTCAGCCATGTATGGCTGGATGACAAGCAACAAGAAAGTATTATCGGTGAATAGCGCAGTTTGGTAGCGCATCTGGTTTGGGACCAGAGGGTCGGGGGTTCGAATCCCTCTTCACCGACCACTTTTGAAGACCCGCTCATTGAGCGGGTTTTTTTATATCTGTATTTTACTGTTTGCTTGTTTGGAAAAAGGAAAGGCAGCCGGGTCGGGTGCGGAAGCCCGCCGCACGGATGCCCGCCGCGTTAATCCCTCTTCACCGACCACCTTTAAAGACCCGCTCTATTGAGCGGTTTTTTTATACCTGTATTTTGCTGTTTGCTTGTTTGGAGTAAAGGAAAGGCAGCCGGGTCGAGTGCGGAAGCCCGCCGCACGGATGCCCGCTGCGTCAATCCCTCTTCACCGATCCCCTTTGAAGACCCGCTCATCGAGCGGGTTTTGTCTTTATGTTTACCGTTCTGAGATGCAGCTGTTGCGGGTTGTGGGATGGCAGTGAGGCAAGTTGATTTCTTTGTGCCATATTTGTTAGTGAATCACAGTTCATAGCACGGATGACGGATGAAAAATCATGGCTTATTCATGTCTTTCTGCACTGCATCCTGAATTCAGGGTGGTTGTTCATCCTGCAGTGTGTGATCTTGATGGGTTCATATACTGATACTTTTGTTTTTAGTGGTCTAAAATCATATCGTGTTAATGAAATGTTTAGTTTTGTTTGGTGCTTTATGCAGATGCTGGTTGCTGGTTTTTGTGAATACAAATGCTGAAAAATAGAATTGTTAGCTGATTTTAGCCAGTTTTACCAGAGTTTGCCTAAGGTTCTTTACAAGGGTTATGTTTGTTTGGACTGCGGGTTTCAGTGATTATTTATGCTGATTTTGTGCGGTAGCACAGTTTTATAGTATGAAATGTTGATTTTTGGTGAAATCTTTGCCAGATTGTTGGCACTTTATTTGGCCGATATTTTTATCGGTTGATTGGAATGGAATCAATTGCAGACAGGCAGAGTCGCTGCCAGGTTGTTGAGGTCTGAGCATGGCATTATTGGAAGTTAAAAACCTTCGTATTGAATACCCGTCTCGTCACGGTATCCACGCTGCGGTGAAATCACTGTCGTTCACAATAGAGCGCGGTGAGATCGTCGGTGTCGTCGGGGAATCCGGGGCGGGTAAATCAACGGTCGGTAATGCCGTAATCGATCTGTTGAGTCCTCCGGGCAAGATTGCCAGTGGTGACGTCTACCTGGACGGTCAGAAAATTTCGGGTCTGAAACCGGAAGCGATGCGCAAAGTGCGCGGCGCGAAGATCGGTTTTATATTTCAGGATCCGATGACCTCGCTGAACCCTTTGTATACCGTTGAGCGTCAGTTGACGGAAACCATCATCACCAATTTGAATGTCAGTAAAGAAGAAGCGGTTCGCCGCGCGATTAAGCTGATGGAGCAGGTTGGGATCCCGCAGCCGGAAATTCGCATTAAGCAGTATCCGCATCAATTTTCCGGCGGTATGCGTCAGCGCGTGGTGATTGCCATCGCCCTGGCTGGTGAGCCAGATTTAATCATTGCTGATGAACCGACCACAGCGCTTGATGTGTCGATTCAGGATCAGATCCTGACCCTGATTCGCGAGTTGTGTGTGAAGAAAAATGTCGGCTGTATGCTGGTGACCCATGATATGGGGGTGGTTTCCAATGTCACCGACAGAGTTGCCGTGATGTATCGGGGTGATCTGGTTGAAATCGGTCCGACGGAACAGGTACTGGGCCATCCGAACCACCCGTACACCAAAAGCCTGATTTCTGCGGTGCCGCGCTCGGATATCAAACTGGCTCGCTTCCCTTTGGTCAGCTATATCGAAGAAGCAGGTGAAACCACGCAACTGGATGTGAAAAATCACTGGCTGGGTCAGAGTGAAGACCAGCGTCAGTACACAGGCGCTTTATTGCAGGTCGAGAATGTCAATCTGCGCTTTGTGACCAAAGATTCTTTCTTTGAAAGCCGCCGTGAATATGTGCAGGCCTCGAACAATGTCAGCTTTGAGGTGTTTGAAGGCGAGACCTTTGGCCTGGTCGGTGAGTCCGGTTCAGGGAAATCTACCATTGCCCGTGTGATTGCCGGTTTGTATCCGCCTAACTCAGGAAAAGTGGTCTTTGAAGGCATCGATCTGACCGCGCTCAAGAGCGAGAACGAACGGCGCCCGATGCGTCGCCAGATGCAGATGGTATTCCAGAATCCGTATTCTTCCATGAACCCGCGGATGAAAATTTTCGACATCATCGCTGAGCCGATCCGTTTCCATAAACTGGCCAGCAGTGAATCTCAGGTGCGTCAGATTGTTGGTGATCTACTTGACCATGTCGGTCTGGGTCGTGCTGCTGGCGTGAAATACCCCCATGAATTCTCGGGCGGTCAGCGTCAGCGTATTTCGATTGCCCGTGCCCTGGCCACTCGCCCCCGTCTGCTGATTTGTGACGAGCCGACCTCGGCGCTTGATGTGTCGGTTCAGGCGCAAATCCTCAACCTGCTCAAAGATCTGCAGGATGAGCTGAACCTGACGATGCTGTTTATCAGTCACGACTTACCTGTGATTCGCCAGATGTGTGATCGCATCGGCGTGATGCAGAAAGGCACCTTGCTGGAAGTGGCACCAACTGAGCAGTTGTTCACGGCGCCGCAGCATGAATACAGCAAGCAATTGATTTCTTTGATGCCTGAGTTCAAGGGAATGAGTCAGGAAGGCCTGAAACTGGCCTGATACAGAACCTGTTTGCCCGCCGGTGACATTGGTTGCCGGCACGGCTCGTTCTGCGAGCCGGGCTGATGTTGCTTACCTAAACCAATAATAAGCAAACATAACCATCTGGGAGTTCTCTCCCTGCATAAAGGAGCTATGCAAATGAAAACCTTCAAGAGCAAGATAGCCGTTGCGTTAATGGCTGCTGGTCTGAGCTTCGGTGCGGCGGCTGCCAATCTGAATCTGGCTTATGATGCTGACCCGGTCTCTATGGATCCACATGAGCAATTGTCCGGCGGCACGCTGCAACTTTCTCACATGACTTTTGACCCGCTGATCCGTTTTACCCAGTCGATGGAGTTTGAACCTCGCCTGGCAACATCCTGGGAGCGTGTTGATAACAACACCATGCGTTTCAAGCTGCGTGAAGGTGTGAAGTTCCACTCCGGCAACACCTTCAGCGCTGATGACGTGGTCTGGACGTTCAAGCGTCTGAAGTCTTCTGCGGACTTCAAAGGGATCTTCACCCCGATCGTTGATATCAAAAAAGTGGATGCCAACACAGTGGACGTGATCACTGACGGGACTTATCCACTGATTGAAAACGTCATGACCTATGTGTTCCCGATGGACAGCAAGTTCTATACGGGCCAGACCGCGGACGGCAAAGACAAGGCTGAACTGAAGAAAAACGGTTCGACTTTTGCCTCGACCAATATCTCTGGTACCGGTGCATTCAAAGTGGTCAGCCGCGAGCAGGGCGTGAAAGTTGAGTTCGAGCGTTTTGCGGACTACTGGGACAAAGACAGCGAAGGTAATGTGGATCACATCACGCTGCGCCCAATCAAAGAAGATGCCACCCGTGTTGCAGCCCTGCTGTCGGGCGACGTTGATATGATTGCGCCTGTGTCGCCGAACGATTATCAGCGTATCAAGAGCAACGATAAGCTGGATCTGGTGACCATGCCGGGTACCCGCGTCATTACCTTCCAGCTGAACCAGAAAGTGGCTGAGCCGCTGCGTGATGCGCGTGTGCGTCAGGCGATTGTTTACGCGGTGAACAACGAAGGGATTGCCGAGAAGATCATGAAAGGCGCCGCAACGCCTGCCGGCCAGCAGAGCCCAGTGGGTTATGCCGGTTACAATGAGTCGCTGACACCGCGTTACGATCTGAAAAAAGCTCAGCAGCTGATGAAAGATGCCGGTTATGAGAACGGTTTCTCTATTACCATGATTGCGCCGAACAACCGTTACGTGAACGATGAGAAAGTCGCTCAGGCTGTGGCGGCGATGCTGGCGAAAATCAAGATCAAAGTTGACCTGCAAACCATGCCAAAAGCTCAGTACTGGCCTGAGTTTGATAAGTGTGAAGCGGGCATGCTGATGATCGGCTGGCACCCGGATACAGAAGATTCAGCGAACTTTACTGAGTTCCTGACCATGACCCGTAACGCTGACACAGGTAAAGGTCAGTACAACTGTGGTCATTACTCGAACGCTGAAGTCGACAAGCTGGTTGAAGCGGCCAACACGGAAACCGATCTGGAAAAACGCAGCACGATGCTGAAGAAGGTTGAAGAGTTGCTGTACAACGACGCTGCCTTTGTTCCACTGTACTGGCAAGACCCGTCTTGGGCTGCCAAGAAGAATGTGGACATCAAACCTATCGTCAACGGTATGGACTTCCCGTACCTGGGCGATCTGGTGATTAAGTAATACCTTTCGTAATGCAGGCTCCGGCGTTGGCCGGGGCCTGATTATGGATGTCTAAAGAGGCAAGAAATGTTTACGTTTTTGGTCAAGCGCCTGGTGCAGGCACTGGTAGTGATGTTTGTGATCAGTCTGGTGGCGTTTGCTATCCAGGACAATTTAGGCGATCCCCTGCGTGAGCTGGTGGGACAGTCTGTGTCCGAAGCCGAGCGTGATGCGCTGCGGACTGAAATGGGCCTCAACGATCCCTTTATGGTGAAGTACGGCCGCTTTATTTCGAAAGCCGTTCAGGGAGATTTAGGCAATTCCTATTTCTTCAAACGTCCGGTTGTTGATGTGATTCTGGACAAGTTAGTGGCCACACTGGAGCTGGTGTTTGCTGCGTCTCTGATTATTGTTGTGGTGTCGATCCCCTTAGGCGTTTATTCGGCCATCCACCCCAACAGCGCCCTGACCAAAGTGATCATGGGCTTTAGCATAGTCGGGATTTCGATTCCGGTCTTTTTGACCGCCATTATGCTGATGTATGTCTTCTCAATTGAATTAGGCTGGCTGCCCTCGTTCGGACGGGGCGAGACGGCCAATCTGCTGGGCTGGGAATCCGGCTTCTTTACGCTCGATGGTCTGGCGCACCTGATCCTGCCAAGTATCTCGCTGGCATCGATTATGTTGCCGCTCTTTATCCGCCTGGTGCGTTCTGAAATGCTCGAAGCCCTGAGCACTGAGTATGTGAAATTTGCCCGAGCCAAAGGCCTGGCACAGAACAAGGTGTATTATCAGCACGCGCTGAAAAACACTATGCTGCCGGTGATCACTGTCGGCGGGGTACAAATCGGGACCATGGTGGCTTACACCATACTGACCGAAACTGTGTTCCAGTGGCCGGGAACGGGTTTCCTGTTCCTGGAAGCGATTAACCGGGTGGATACCCCGTTGATTACCGCTTATGTGATTTTTGTTGGCCTGATTTTCGTGGTCACCAATACCCTGGTTGACCTGCTGTACGGCCTGATCAACCCAACCGTCAACCTGACCGGCAAAGGAGCGTAATCATGACGACTAAGACGACTGACGCGCCTTCACGTTGGCAGCGTTTTCTGAATTCAGATTTCATTTATTTCTTTAAAAAAGACAAAGTGGCGATTGCCAGTTTTACTGTGTTTCTGATCTTTGTCCTGACGGCGCTGTTCGCCCCGCTGCTGTCACCCATGAACCCGTATGATCTGAACAGCATTGATATTATGGACTCAGAGCTGGCACCGTCATGGATGGAGTTTGGCGACGCCCGTTTCCTGTTGGGCACTGATGACCAGGGCCGTGATATTCTGTCGACCATTATCTACGGGCTGCGTATTTCACTGGCTATCGGCCTGTTTGCTGTCGCGCTGCAGCTGTTTATCGGCATCATCGTCGGGCTGTGTGCGGGTTACTTCGGTGGCCGGATTGACAGCTTCCTGATGCGTATTGCTGATGTCCAGTTGTCCTTCTCGACCATGATGGTGGCGATTATTGTTTCGGCAATTTTCAAAGCCAGCTTTGGCAGTGATTTTTACAGCCAGTACGCCATCGTGATGCTGGTGGTGATTATCGGGATTGCCGAATGGCCGCAGTATGCACGGACTGTGCGGGCCTCTGTGCTGGCAGAGAAGAAGAAAGAATATGTTGAAGCCTCCCGCGTGATGGGCCTGAAATCAATGCGCATCATGTTCCGCCATATTCTGCCCAACTGCCTGTCGCCGATCCTGGTGATCTCCACGGTCCAGGTGGCCAATGCCATTATGTCGGAAGCGGCACTGTCTTTCCTGGGACTGGGAATGCCGGTCGATCAGCCGTCACTGGGCTCGCTGATCAGCATCGGTTTCAACTACATCTTCTCCGGTTCCTGGTGGATCACCGCATTTCCCGGCATTGTGCTGGTGACGCTGGTGCTGGTGATCAACCTGCTGGGTGACTGGCTGCGTGATGTCTTTAACCCGAAGGTCTACAAAGGTTAAATCTGACGCGCTGAAGCTGACTCTCTTCACAACCCCTGCCACGGCAGGGGTTTTTTTTCCTCCCGTAATCCTTCTGTTCATCTTTGCCGCAATGCGCCCAAGCCATGCTGTGAAAGCCGGGCTCTCGCTGAATTTAAGTTTTTCTTTATTTTTCAATTTCTTATTTTGTAAGTGAATTGATACAAACTGCTTACACGTGCTTACCAAGCACTCAGTGACTTACAGACGCTCACAATGAATAATTGATAAACAAAAAGTTAACAAATCAGCAACAATTCGAGTGCCTGTCCATCAGGGCGAACGGTGCCGGGATGCGGCGGTTTGGCAACGACAATAATAGTTATCCAGGGAGGATAAAACGTGACAGGTCTGAACAAAACACTGACAGCGGCAACCTTTGCTGCGCTGATTTCGGGACAAGCACACGCCGGTAATGTGGAAGTACTGCATTACTGGACCTCGGGTGGCGAGGCGGCAGCACTGGCCATTTTGCAGAAAATGATGAAGGACGAAGGACACAGCTGGACGGACTTTGCAGTGGCCGGCGGTGGCGGCGAAACGGCGATGACAGTGCTGAAGTCGCGTGCCATTTCGGGCAATCCGCCTTCCGCTTCCATGATAGCCGGCCCTGAAATTGCCCAGTGGGGTGATCTGGGTGTACTGGCCAAACTGGACGAGGTTGCCACCAGTGAAGGCTGGGACGCTTTGCTACCCAAAGCCGTGGCCGATATTCATAAATATCAGGGCAGTTATGTAGCGGCGCCGGTGAATGTCCACCGGATCAATTGGATGTGGATGAACAAGTCGATCTTAGATCAGGTGAACGGCGGTCAAGTGCCACAAAGCTGGGATGAGTTCTTCGCCTTTATGGACAAGGCCAAGCAGGCCGGCTTTATTGCCTTTGCCCATGGCGGCCAGGACTGGCAGGACGCGACTGTGTTTGAACAGGTCGCACTGGGTGTCGGCGGTGATGACTGGTACCGTCAGGCTTTTGTCGAGCTGGATAAGCAGGCGCTGAGCTCTGACACCATGACTCAGGCTTTTGCGACCTTCAAAAAGCTGAAATCCTACATGGATCCAGGCATGCCGGGACGTGACTGGAACCTGACGACCGCCATGGTGATCGACGGTAAAGCCGCTGTGCAAATTATGGGTGACTGGGCAAAGGGTGAGTTTGCCGCTGCCGGTAAACAGCCCGGCAAGGATTATGTCTGCGCCACAGTGCCAGGCACGCAGAATGCGTTCAACTTCAATGTCGATGCTTTCATGATGTTTGCGCAGAAAAGTAAAGAGGCGCAGGCTGCCCAGCAGGATTTGTCGC is from Photobacterium sp. TLY01 and encodes:
- a CDS encoding cytochrome c5 family protein, whose amino-acid sequence is MEFSLRQLMVAAVATVAISGSAVAADMSGEAIAERIKPVGSVYKEGDAPAATAAASGPRSGDQVYGTFCVACHSSGVLGAPKAGNAGDWGPRIAQGMDTLTNHAINGFNAMPAKGTCMDCSDEEIVAAINHMIEGL
- a CDS encoding ABC transporter ATP-binding protein, whose translation is MALLEVKNLRIEYPSRHGIHAAVKSLSFTIERGEIVGVVGESGAGKSTVGNAVIDLLSPPGKIASGDVYLDGQKISGLKPEAMRKVRGAKIGFIFQDPMTSLNPLYTVERQLTETIITNLNVSKEEAVRRAIKLMEQVGIPQPEIRIKQYPHQFSGGMRQRVVIAIALAGEPDLIIADEPTTALDVSIQDQILTLIRELCVKKNVGCMLVTHDMGVVSNVTDRVAVMYRGDLVEIGPTEQVLGHPNHPYTKSLISAVPRSDIKLARFPLVSYIEEAGETTQLDVKNHWLGQSEDQRQYTGALLQVENVNLRFVTKDSFFESRREYVQASNNVSFEVFEGETFGLVGESGSGKSTIARVIAGLYPPNSGKVVFEGIDLTALKSENERRPMRRQMQMVFQNPYSSMNPRMKIFDIIAEPIRFHKLASSESQVRQIVGDLLDHVGLGRAAGVKYPHEFSGGQRQRISIARALATRPRLLICDEPTSALDVSVQAQILNLLKDLQDELNLTMLFISHDLPVIRQMCDRIGVMQKGTLLEVAPTEQLFTAPQHEYSKQLISLMPEFKGMSQEGLKLA
- a CDS encoding ABC transporter substrate-binding protein, producing MKTFKSKIAVALMAAGLSFGAAAANLNLAYDADPVSMDPHEQLSGGTLQLSHMTFDPLIRFTQSMEFEPRLATSWERVDNNTMRFKLREGVKFHSGNTFSADDVVWTFKRLKSSADFKGIFTPIVDIKKVDANTVDVITDGTYPLIENVMTYVFPMDSKFYTGQTADGKDKAELKKNGSTFASTNISGTGAFKVVSREQGVKVEFERFADYWDKDSEGNVDHITLRPIKEDATRVAALLSGDVDMIAPVSPNDYQRIKSNDKLDLVTMPGTRVITFQLNQKVAEPLRDARVRQAIVYAVNNEGIAEKIMKGAATPAGQQSPVGYAGYNESLTPRYDLKKAQQLMKDAGYENGFSITMIAPNNRYVNDEKVAQAVAAMLAKIKIKVDLQTMPKAQYWPEFDKCEAGMLMIGWHPDTEDSANFTEFLTMTRNADTGKGQYNCGHYSNAEVDKLVEAANTETDLEKRSTMLKKVEELLYNDAAFVPLYWQDPSWAAKKNVDIKPIVNGMDFPYLGDLVIK
- a CDS encoding ABC transporter permease → MFTFLVKRLVQALVVMFVISLVAFAIQDNLGDPLRELVGQSVSEAERDALRTEMGLNDPFMVKYGRFISKAVQGDLGNSYFFKRPVVDVILDKLVATLELVFAASLIIVVVSIPLGVYSAIHPNSALTKVIMGFSIVGISIPVFLTAIMLMYVFSIELGWLPSFGRGETANLLGWESGFFTLDGLAHLILPSISLASIMLPLFIRLVRSEMLEALSTEYVKFARAKGLAQNKVYYQHALKNTMLPVITVGGVQIGTMVAYTILTETVFQWPGTGFLFLEAINRVDTPLITAYVIFVGLIFVVTNTLVDLLYGLINPTVNLTGKGA
- a CDS encoding ABC transporter permease, with protein sequence MTTKTTDAPSRWQRFLNSDFIYFFKKDKVAIASFTVFLIFVLTALFAPLLSPMNPYDLNSIDIMDSELAPSWMEFGDARFLLGTDDQGRDILSTIIYGLRISLAIGLFAVALQLFIGIIVGLCAGYFGGRIDSFLMRIADVQLSFSTMMVAIIVSAIFKASFGSDFYSQYAIVMLVVIIGIAEWPQYARTVRASVLAEKKKEYVEASRVMGLKSMRIMFRHILPNCLSPILVISTVQVANAIMSEAALSFLGLGMPVDQPSLGSLISIGFNYIFSGSWWITAFPGIVLVTLVLVINLLGDWLRDVFNPKVYKG
- a CDS encoding ABC transporter substrate-binding protein, which translates into the protein MTGLNKTLTAATFAALISGQAHAGNVEVLHYWTSGGEAAALAILQKMMKDEGHSWTDFAVAGGGGETAMTVLKSRAISGNPPSASMIAGPEIAQWGDLGVLAKLDEVATSEGWDALLPKAVADIHKYQGSYVAAPVNVHRINWMWMNKSILDQVNGGQVPQSWDEFFAFMDKAKQAGFIAFAHGGQDWQDATVFEQVALGVGGDDWYRQAFVELDKQALSSDTMTQAFATFKKLKSYMDPGMPGRDWNLTTAMVIDGKAAVQIMGDWAKGEFAAAGKQPGKDYVCATVPGTQNAFNFNVDAFMMFAQKSKEAQAAQQDLSRLLVSKEFQEEFNLKKGSIPVRPDVSLARYDSCAKQSMSDFQASAKSGSLVPSFAHAMAMEPAVSGAVYDVVTNFFNDNDMTADAATSRLVSAIELAQ